In Candidatus Methanosphaera massiliense, the following are encoded in one genomic region:
- a CDS encoding ABC transporter ATP-binding protein: MSENIIEIRNLKKYYDNGQTKALNGLNLTIKKGEFVSIIGSSGSGKSTLLNMIGTLDKPDDGTIIVDGVDVVNTKQNLSKFRCDEIGFIFQLHNLIPNLSVLENVEIPLLSKSNRISKKDEEKAIRLLEDVGLKDKLHQNPTKMSGGQRQRVAIARALVNNPRIILADEPTGALDTKTSQKIMKLLKELHTEHNVTLIVVTHDPTVASQADRIVTVQDGQIINTT; encoded by the coding sequence ATGTCAGAAAATATAATAGAAATAAGAAACCTCAAGAAATACTATGATAATGGTCAGACCAAGGCATTAAATGGCCTAAATCTAACAATAAAAAAAGGAGAATTCGTGTCAATAATAGGATCATCTGGTAGTGGAAAATCAACACTACTAAACATGATAGGAACACTAGATAAGCCAGATGATGGAACAATCATAGTAGATGGAGTAGACGTGGTAAACACTAAACAAAACCTGAGCAAATTCAGGTGTGATGAAATAGGATTCATATTTCAACTACATAACCTAATACCAAACCTATCAGTACTAGAAAATGTGGAAATACCACTACTATCAAAGTCTAATAGGATTTCAAAGAAAGATGAGGAAAAGGCAATACGATTACTAGAAGATGTGGGACTAAAAGATAAATTACATCAAAATCCTACTAAGATGTCTGGTGGACAAAGACAGAGAGTAGCAATAGCAAGAGCCCTAGTAAACAATCCACGGATAATCCTGGCAGATGAACCAACAGGAGCACTAGACACAAAGACAAGCCAAAAAATAATGAAACTACTAAAAGAATTACACACGGAACATAATGTAACATTAATAGTAGTAACACATGATCCTACTGTAGCAAGTCAAGCTGATAGAATAGTGACTGTACAGGATGGACAAATAATAAATACTACATAA
- a CDS encoding ABC transporter permease, which yields MNYLELMIRNPFRNKTRSFLAIVGIAIGIATIVALGVITASLEESTQTTLQEGTAEITAMPLGSSMMGGASGSLNESYVDELKNISGVKQTAGLLQVSITDPTGTGPGAITVYGMNSKDLELEGINSINGSTYNDNKREVIVGKSVVDSENYTIGDNITILGEQYKIVGTYETGSMFTDGAIYTGLETLQNDSNSQNEVSTIAVKVDDNTTVETVNNNIENQYNDTLSTITSDEMEKTTENMMSVVNAATTAIEALAIIIGGVGVINTMMMTVFERTREIGVLKSVGWTSMKVLTMIMGESIVLTIISGIIGTILGLLAVIILFNITGGDMTLTYNIGIFIRAFAVALIVGILGGLYPAIKASRLAPTEALRYE from the coding sequence TTGAATTACCTTGAATTAATGATAAGAAATCCATTTAGAAACAAGACAAGAAGTTTCCTAGCAATAGTAGGAATAGCAATAGGGATAGCAACAATAGTAGCACTAGGTGTTATAACAGCATCCCTAGAAGAATCAACACAAACAACATTACAAGAGGGAACAGCTGAAATAACAGCAATGCCATTAGGCTCATCAATGATGGGAGGAGCAAGTGGCTCACTAAATGAGTCATATGTAGATGAATTAAAAAATATTAGTGGAGTAAAACAGACAGCAGGACTACTTCAAGTATCAATAACAGACCCCACAGGCACAGGACCTGGAGCCATAACAGTATATGGAATGAACTCCAAGGACTTGGAACTAGAAGGAATAAACTCCATAAATGGTTCAACATACAATGATAACAAGAGAGAAGTAATAGTAGGAAAAAGCGTAGTAGATTCTGAAAATTATACAATAGGAGATAATATAACAATACTAGGAGAACAATATAAGATAGTAGGAACCTATGAGACTGGATCAATGTTTACAGATGGAGCAATATACACAGGACTAGAAACACTGCAAAACGATTCAAACTCACAGAATGAAGTATCAACAATAGCAGTGAAAGTAGATGATAATACAACAGTAGAAACAGTAAACAATAATATAGAAAACCAGTATAATGACACATTATCCACGATAACCTCTGATGAAATGGAGAAGACAACAGAAAATATGATGTCAGTAGTAAATGCTGCTACAACAGCAATAGAAGCATTAGCAATAATCATTGGAGGGGTAGGTGTAATAAATACTATGATGATGACAGTATTTGAGAGAACACGTGAAATAGGAGTACTAAAATCTGTAGGATGGACTAGTATGAAAGTACTGACAATGATTATGGGTGAATCAATAGTACTAACAATCATATCTGGAATAATTGGAACAATACTAGGACTACTAGCAGTAATAATTCTATTTAATATCACTGGTGGAGATATGACACTAACATACAACATTGGCATATTCATCAGAGCATTTGCAGTTGCACTAATAGTAGGAATACTGGGAGGATTATATCCAGCAATTAAAGCATCCAGACTAGCACCAACAGAAGCACTAAGATATGAATAA
- a CDS encoding DUF7557 family protein yields MKTIEISDDIYNMLRELQETNESMDDVIGKLLDQYYDDVNNGKLNQEVEEEFDDEIYY; encoded by the coding sequence ATGAAAACAATAGAAATCTCTGATGATATTTACAATATGCTACGAGAATTACAGGAAACTAATGAATCAATGGATGATGTAATAGGAAAATTACTCGACCAATACTATGACGATGTTAATAATGGTAAACTAAACCAGGAAGTAGAAGAAGAATTTGATGATGAAATTTACTATTAA
- a CDS encoding MtaA/CmuA family methyltransferase — protein MINYKENFKNSLTSSTKITPVAPITTIVLMEYMEKTGAKFPEAHTDADNMMELAAAPYNYSGIEGINIPFDMTIESEAIGCKVDLRSDDQRPEVIETPFNNPDDISIPDDFLYNGRMPVLFDAIEKIQEKYQEVPLIVGVVGPFTLLGQLLGIEELLKLVVTDYFEIEEAISIVTDALLDFTSKIDSYSVDAICVCEPSSSSDLLNPDIFKRLVTPELELLSDNIQSGSILHICGDTTPIIPDMLRVGYDAISIENAVNLDYVMNKRAELNSNTKICGNISTNKALLLGSMDDVINESVNALEKGVDILCSSCSVPPHSPEENVHAMITARDEYISK, from the coding sequence ATGATTAATTATAAAGAAAACTTCAAGAATAGCTTAACAAGTAGTACAAAGATAACACCAGTAGCACCTATAACAACAATAGTATTAATGGAATACATGGAAAAAACAGGTGCAAAATTCCCAGAAGCACATACTGATGCAGATAATATGATGGAACTAGCAGCAGCACCATATAATTATAGTGGTATTGAGGGAATAAACATACCATTTGACATGACCATAGAATCAGAGGCAATAGGATGCAAGGTAGATTTAAGAAGTGATGACCAAAGACCAGAAGTAATAGAAACACCATTTAACAATCCAGATGATATTAGTATACCAGATGACTTTCTATATAATGGTAGAATGCCAGTATTATTTGATGCAATAGAAAAAATACAAGAAAAATATCAGGAAGTGCCGTTAATTGTGGGTGTTGTAGGTCCATTCACACTGCTAGGACAACTACTGGGCATAGAAGAATTATTAAAACTTGTTGTAACAGATTACTTTGAAATTGAGGAGGCTATAAGTATCGTGACAGATGCATTACTTGATTTTACAAGTAAGATTGACTCATATAGTGTTGATGCTATATGTGTATGTGAGCCAAGCTCATCATCAGACCTGCTTAATCCGGATATTTTTAAAAGACTTGTCACGCCAGAATTAGAATTATTATCCGACAATATTCAGTCAGGTTCAATACTTCATATCTGTGGTGATACAACACCTATTATACCAGATATGCTAAGAGTGGGTTATGATGCTATTAGTATTGAGAATGCTGTAAATCTTGATTATGTGATGAATAAGCGTGCTGAATTAAATAGTAATACAAAGATTTGTGGTAATATCTCAACTAACAAAGCATTACTATTAGGCTCAATGGATGATGTTATAAATGAATCAGTAAATGCTCTTGAAAAAGGAGTAGATATACTTTGTAGTAGTTGTTCTGTTCCACCTCATTCACCAGAGGAGAATGTGCATGCAATGATAACAGCAAGGGATGAATATATATCAAAATAA
- a CDS encoding uroporphyrinogen decarboxylase family protein, which produces MAKIASSAYRYVGLESMMLPFDLCFEAEAMGCEVALTDHDNSSSTTHAPFKGVSDVEMPDDYIHNARFPALIEATKILHEEYDDKDVPIVGAMSGPITVLGQCLGIEGILKKIATDYFDVEDALDAITDGLIEQIHLYNDLDMDAIVLYEPNGTPELIAPEIYYQLLTPFHETLTEESDIPIVLHICGDTNAQLENMMTCGYDGISIADDVDVNYAKQVREKIGADTAICGNISTTDTLFMKSPAVVKEEVTEALEKGVDVLLPSCMIAPLSPEKNIKAMVEARNEFFDIQ; this is translated from the coding sequence ATGGCAAAAATAGCATCAAGTGCATACAGGTATGTAGGACTAGAAAGTATGATGCTACCATTTGACCTATGTTTTGAAGCAGAAGCAATGGGATGTGAAGTAGCACTAACAGACCATGATAACTCATCAAGCACAACACATGCACCATTCAAGGGTGTAAGTGATGTGGAAATGCCAGACGACTACATACACAATGCAAGATTCCCAGCTCTAATTGAAGCAACAAAAATACTACACGAAGAATATGATGATAAAGACGTGCCAATAGTAGGAGCAATGAGTGGACCAATAACAGTACTTGGACAATGCTTAGGAATAGAAGGAATACTTAAAAAAATAGCTACAGACTATTTTGACGTAGAAGATGCATTAGATGCTATAACAGATGGATTAATAGAACAAATACATCTATATAATGATTTAGACATGGATGCAATAGTACTATACGAGCCAAACGGAACACCTGAACTAATAGCCCCGGAAATCTACTATCAATTACTAACACCATTCCACGAAACATTAACTGAAGAATCAGATATACCAATAGTATTACACATATGTGGAGACACAAATGCTCAATTAGAAAATATGATGACATGTGGATATGATGGAATAAGTATAGCAGATGATGTGGATGTAAATTATGCAAAACAAGTAAGAGAAAAAATAGGAGCAGACACTGCAATCTGTGGAAACATATCAACAACAGACACACTATTTATGAAATCACCAGCTGTTGTAAAAGAAGAAGTAACCGAAGCATTAGAAAAAGGAGTAGATGTACTACTACCTAGCTGTATGATTGCACCACTTTCACCAGAAAAAAACATAAAAGCAATGGTGGAAGCAAGAAATGAATTCTTTGACATCCAATAA
- a CDS encoding DUF2085 domain-containing protein, producing the protein MKIMDLICHRIPERSFFIRGHQFPVCSRCTGFYIGLCLYIMYAFYFFVDYNMLLLTLATLLIVPMVIDGTTQLLTDRLSNNTLRFITGLCGGLGFCIFIKAIKYFIYIM; encoded by the coding sequence ATGAAAATAATGGATTTGATTTGTCACAGGATACCTGAGAGAAGTTTTTTCATAAGAGGACACCAATTCCCTGTATGTAGTAGATGTACAGGCTTTTATATTGGATTATGCTTATATATCATGTATGCATTCTATTTCTTTGTTGATTATAATATGCTTCTATTGACTCTTGCAACATTACTAATAGTACCTATGGTTATAGATGGAACTACCCAGTTGTTAACAGATAGGCTAAGTAATAATACATTACGCTTTATAACAGGTTTATGTGGCGGATTAGGTTTTTGTATCTTCATCAAAGCAATCAAATACTTTATCTATATAATGTAA
- a CDS encoding DUF4268 domain-containing protein: MYTTEELGTLEEVLLREIWPHEASNFTNWLAQEENIELLSNELNMDIEVIDTEVPAGKYRLDILARSSDDETIVIENQLEHTNHDHLGKIITYASGLDATTIIWIVEDVEEEHRQAVNWLNEHLDDTINIFLCKLRLFRIGDSPAAPKFQVICEPNNWSKAVKKVNNNNDSEMDMIKLEYWTKIAKYIREHPEIHLKERKPLKRNYYNIKLSNVKKSLAHLSLKINTQKKHLLTQIWIENNNELFEYLFTNKETIEEELGFELFWRNKENNKSSTIGIRRNIDSIKKDNWDEYIKWHIDMGEKFNNVFAPIIKEFEKEHC, encoded by the coding sequence ATGTATACAACAGAAGAACTAGGAACACTTGAAGAAGTACTATTAAGAGAAATATGGCCCCATGAAGCATCAAACTTTACAAATTGGCTAGCACAGGAAGAAAACATTGAATTATTAAGCAATGAATTAAATATGGATATAGAAGTAATAGATACAGAAGTTCCAGCAGGTAAATACAGACTAGATATCCTTGCAAGAAGCAGTGATGATGAAACAATAGTCATAGAAAATCAGTTAGAACACACTAATCATGACCACTTGGGAAAAATAATAACATATGCATCAGGACTAGATGCAACAACAATCATATGGATAGTTGAAGATGTAGAAGAAGAACATAGACAAGCAGTAAACTGGCTAAATGAACACTTGGATGATACAATAAATATATTCTTATGTAAACTAAGACTATTCAGAATAGGAGACTCACCAGCAGCACCTAAATTCCAGGTAATATGTGAACCAAACAACTGGTCAAAGGCAGTGAAAAAAGTAAACAATAACAATGATTCAGAAATGGATATGATAAAACTAGAATACTGGACAAAAATAGCAAAATATATTAGAGAACACCCTGAAATACACTTAAAAGAAAGAAAACCATTAAAACGCAATTACTATAATATAAAATTATCTAATGTAAAAAAATCATTAGCTCATCTTAGTTTAAAAATAAACACTCAGAAGAAACACCTCTTAACTCAAATATGGATTGAAAATAATAATGAATTATTTGAATACTTATTTACCAATAAAGAGACGATAGAAGAAGAGTTAGGTTTTGAATTATTTTGGAGGAATAAAGAAAACAATAAATCATCAACAATAGGTATTAGACGTAATATAGATTCAATAAAGAAAGATAACTGGGATGAATATATTAAATGGCACATAGATATGGGCGAAAAATTCAATAATGTATTTGCTCCTATAATTAAAGAATTTGAAAAGGAACACTGCTAA
- a CDS encoding nitroreductase family protein, translating to MTLLDVMLKRRSIRKYTDDKISDEDLNKILTAGLLAPTSRNRKPCEFIVVKDKDTLKKLSKAKKSGSDMLKDANVAIAVFADTKKADTWIEDSSIALTYMDLMAASLCIGSCWCQFHLRSSLLGKDAEDTACEVLGMGDNYRIVGVLSLGVTKDQPEPHTLDDIDKDKIHYVN from the coding sequence ATGACATTACTTGATGTTATGCTAAAAAGACGAAGCATAAGAAAATACACTGATGATAAAATTAGTGATGAAGATCTTAATAAGATACTAACAGCAGGTTTACTTGCACCTACCAGTCGTAATAGAAAACCATGTGAATTTATAGTAGTTAAAGATAAAGATACCTTAAAAAAATTATCAAAAGCTAAAAAATCTGGATCAGATATGCTTAAAGATGCAAATGTAGCCATAGCTGTTTTTGCAGATACAAAAAAGGCTGATACATGGATTGAAGATTCATCTATTGCATTAACATATATGGACCTTATGGCTGCTAGTCTTTGTATTGGTAGTTGTTGGTGTCAATTCCACCTACGTAGTTCACTACTCGGTAAGGATGCTGAAGACACAGCATGTGAAGTACTTGGTATGGGTGATAATTATCGTATCGTTGGAGTACTATCCCTCGGTGTTACTAAGGACCAGCCAGAGCCTCATACTCTTGATGATATTGATAAAGATAAAATACATTACGTAAACTAA
- a CDS encoding ARPP-1 family domain-containing protein yields MSNSLADIFNSFEYCEVQSYMNLSLVGIKSSKSFSGVDILPLEKGLDLGLVEINETEPENVNMLCVSNNAVTPLIIFDGEEIIGAKQNRISNSTYIIEAKSSMNIMVSCTEAGRWNYTSKHFGHSGYFAESRVRRAKAEDVGKSLKNSGRRCSDQSRVWDTIDDVNKEMNVESETSALRDMYTINKKKLNKYVDHFPYRDGMIGCVILVNGVVLGIELLFNQSWYRDNHRRIVESYVPEAIIRQDDHEKYYDVSTVIDKFISEITSSSIDEFECVSMGRDIRVDEGDIVGQATLLDDNPINASFFRRVES; encoded by the coding sequence TTGAGTAATAGTTTAGCGGATATCTTCAATAGTTTTGAGTATTGTGAAGTGCAGAGTTATATGAATCTTTCACTCGTTGGTATTAAGAGTTCTAAGTCTTTTAGTGGTGTTGATATTCTTCCCCTTGAAAAAGGCCTGGATCTAGGTCTTGTTGAGATTAATGAGACTGAGCCCGAGAATGTTAACATGTTGTGTGTGTCTAATAATGCTGTTACTCCCCTTATTATTTTTGATGGTGAAGAAATTATTGGTGCTAAACAGAACAGGATTTCTAACTCTACTTATATTATTGAGGCTAAAAGTAGTATGAATATCATGGTTTCCTGTACTGAAGCTGGCAGATGGAATTATACATCTAAGCACTTCGGACATTCAGGATATTTTGCAGAGTCTCGTGTTAGACGTGCTAAGGCTGAGGATGTTGGTAAGTCATTGAAAAATAGTGGTAGGAGATGTTCTGATCAATCACGTGTATGGGATACTATTGATGATGTTAACAAGGAAATGAACGTTGAATCAGAGACTAGTGCTCTTAGAGATATGTATACCATTAACAAGAAAAAATTAAATAAATATGTGGACCATTTCCCATACAGAGATGGTATGATTGGCTGTGTTATCCTGGTTAATGGTGTTGTACTTGGCATTGAATTACTGTTTAACCAGTCATGGTATCGTGATAATCATAGAAGAATAGTGGAAAGCTATGTTCCCGAAGCTATTATACGCCAGGACGATCATGAGAAGTATTATGATGTATCTACTGTTATAGATAAATTTATCAGTGAAATCACCTCTTCTAGTATTGATGAATTTGAGTGTGTGAGCATGGGCCGTGATATTCGTGTTGATGAAGGTGATATTGTTGGCCAGGCAACCCTACTTGATGATAATCCAATTAATGCATCATTTTTCAGACGAGTAGAATCATAA
- a CDS encoding ArsR family transcriptional regulator, whose protein sequence is MLNSDNINSFESLKYFLNSTFRIEILMSLYDTNKTIKELKTDLNKSESNLLHYLKDLEEKEIIEKFNDYYSLTSYGYIISKQLYKFFENWNSINNNIDFIDNHIEPNLPLDLTLNMDVWEEAEIIQSTHLDYN, encoded by the coding sequence ATGCTAAACAGCGACAATATAAACTCCTTCGAATCACTGAAATACTTTTTAAACAGTACCTTCAGAATCGAAATTTTAATGTCGTTATATGACACAAATAAGACAATAAAAGAATTAAAAACAGATTTAAACAAATCAGAAAGTAATCTCCTACATTACCTAAAAGACTTAGAAGAAAAAGAAATAATAGAAAAATTCAATGACTACTACTCCCTAACATCCTATGGATACATAATATCAAAACAATTATATAAATTCTTTGAGAACTGGAATAGTATAAACAATAACATAGACTTTATAGATAATCATATAGAGCCAAATCTACCACTAGACTTAACACTAAATATGGATGTATGGGAAGAAGCTGAAATAATTCAATCCACCCACTTAGACTACAACTAG
- a CDS encoding zinc-ribbon domain-containing protein yields MVKCDNCGITIPEGMESCPNCGKPTPIKADEDQEVQSDENQKAESNESQEIKTEEEQNSSEQTLTRTCKNCGARIYSDNIICPLCGNRLDEEYEEEEELKCEKCGTQIPENTLFCPTCGTKVNNQKDTGYSREYSTNINDNIKTREESNPSIGKKINLVSIIIPAVIALIMSIVLSIIGVWLELSWYAYIIAIIISVGFCAAPIDNEINATISGFIVGLFLGILESPLFGVVYGSFAAELYEYYVGTHLITLIILGVVVAFLSNMFLKKPVTNIVTKIKKMM; encoded by the coding sequence GCAGATGAAGATCAAGAAGTCCAATCTGATGAAAACCAAAAGGCTGAATCTAATGAAAGTCAAGAGATTAAAACTGAAGAAGAACAGAATTCATCAGAACAAACCCTTACCCGGACCTGTAAAAACTGTGGTGCCAGAATATATTCAGACAATATAATTTGTCCATTATGTGGCAATAGACTCGACGAAGAATATGAAGAGGAAGAAGAACTAAAATGTGAAAAATGTGGAACACAAATCCCAGAAAACACACTCTTTTGTCCAACATGTGGAACAAAAGTAAATAATCAAAAGGATACAGGATATTCTCGAGAATACTCAACCAATATAAACGATAATATAAAAACTAGAGAAGAATCAAATCCAAGTATTGGAAAAAAAATTAATTTAGTAAGCATAATAATACCCGCTGTTATAGCTTTAATAATGTCAATAGTATTATCTATAATAGGAGTATGGCTGGAACTATCATGGTATGCATATATAATAGCTATTATAATATCTGTAGGATTCTGTGCAGCACCTATTGATAATGAAATTAATGCAACAATATCAGGATTCATTGTCGGATTATTCTTAGGTATTCTAGAAAGTCCACTCTTTGGAGTTGTATATGGTTCATTTGCTGCAGAGTTATATGAATACTACGTCGGAACCCATCTAATTACTCTGATAATCTTAGGTGTAGTTGTAGCATTTTTATCAAACATGTTTCTAAAAAAACCTGTCACAAATATTGTCACCAAAATCAAAAAAATGATGTAA